In Argopecten irradians isolate NY chromosome 11, Ai_NY, whole genome shotgun sequence, one DNA window encodes the following:
- the LOC138334383 gene encoding uncharacterized protein — protein sequence MAMSKPNAGSSNLDQANYDLMASLLRQNDDYVLFTQVEYDSMLSQNDPGSVKTPAASVLPAQVKSNSDKGMVGSPGYKFDFVGRGEGVNTSTPLPPKGNDSSDSPFSGLGGGYGVPLTPPPQRRDTHLLPQVPKISTFSGDESPQRGETTYEGWRYEVRCLASDSTLSEELILQAIRKSLRGIARQTLIPLGPRATLSEILRKLDTFFGNVASNEVVLQQFYSATQKEGESVTAYGCRLEALLQLAINSGHVKSAARDDMLRSKFWTGLRCDKLKGQTRHKYDSIKSYDLLLREVRAVDLELNPAQKATDKSKKAKAQHNPVQVSESDTKLDKLTNQVSALMSKIKVLEKKLEGNGKSGANQNKEKAGRSDGYQKQNKGNAQKPSAGKSEPKE from the coding sequence ATGGCAATGTCAAAGCCAAACGCAGGATCATCCAACTTGGATCAGGCAAACTATGATCTCATGGCTAGCCTTTTGCGCCAGAATGACGACTATGTCCTGTTTACCCAGGTGGAGTATGACAGTATGTTGAGCCAAAACGATCCTGGTTCTGTCAAGACTCCTGCAGCCTCAGTATTGCCTGCACAGGTAAAGTCAAATAGTGACAAAGGTATGGTAGGTTCCCCAGGttataaatttgattttgtagGACGTGGGGAGGGAGTGAATACTAGTACTCCTTTACCTCCAAAGGGTAATGACTCTAGTGATTCTCCATTTTCAGGGCTGGGGGGAGGATATGGAGTTCCACTCACTCCACCACCTCAAAGAAGGGATACACACCTTTTACCTCAAGTTCCGAAAATCTCCACATTCTCTGGAGATGAATCACCTCAGCGTGGTGAAACCACATATGAGGGTTGGCGGTATGAGGTAAGGTGTTTAGCATCTGACAGCACCCTGTCAGAAGAGTTGATTCTCCAAGCCATCAGGAAATCACTCAGGGGTATTGCTCGTCAGACACTTATACCATTAGGTCCTAGGGCAACTTTGTCTGAGATTTTAAGGAAACTAGACACCTTCTTTGGTAACGTAGCTTCTAATGAAGTTGTGTTACAGCAGTTTTACTCTGCTACACAGAAAGAAGGGGAGTCTGTCACCGCTTATGGGTGCAGACTCGAGGCACTGTTACAGCTCGCCATTAACAGTGGACATGTAAAATCTGCAGCCAGAGACGACATGCTCCGATCCAAATTTTGGACTGGCTTACGCTGTGACAAATTGAAAGGCCAGACGCGTCACAAGTATGACTCCATTAAGTCATATGACTTGCTGTTAAGGGAAGTCAGAGCGGTAGACCTGGAGCTTAACCCAGCTCAGAAGGCAACCGATAAGTCTAAAAAGGCTAAAGCTCAGCATAACCCTGTACAAGTTTCAGAGAGTGACACGAAACTTGACAAGCTCACTAACCAGGTAAGTGCCTTAATGAGCAAAATCAAGGTCCTCGAAAAGAAGCTTGAGGGTAATGGTAAGTCTGGGGCAAACCAAAATAAAGAGAAGGCTGGACGCAGCGATGGGTACCAGAAACAGAATAAAGGTAATGCCCAGAAACCCTCAGCAGGAAAGTCTGAGCCAAAAGAGTAA